One part of the Mya arenaria isolate MELC-2E11 chromosome 3, ASM2691426v1 genome encodes these proteins:
- the LOC128225648 gene encoding CUB and sushi domain-containing protein 3-like, translating to MWSRNNTFCEPTDCGNITGPINGNVNLTCTKFQSVATFSCNQGYTLRGQNSTQCQSNGTWSNTLTSCQLEDCGNITGPFNGDVNLTSTRFQSVATFSCNPGYKLHGGNSTQCQRNGTWLYTLTSCQPEDCGNIAAPIYGNVHLTTTKFPSIATFSCNPGYNLHGDNSTRCQSNGTWSNIQTFCQPKDCGNITAPIKDTVNLNIAIDATCTSAGWNVLINMSALKIFYPTVKSTDVFLGDPSCKGKSVDNKLLFRQGFNECNTVGKTEPDNIVYTNDLIYAIFDTNNPFVIRQHVFTLTVECDVKRTEAASSHVHHETIHQHVNFTIHNNISMAFYKDANFREPISGNPLHAHVGDQVYAKVYTTVPDWNIKLRLHTCYIKPPKTSDSSMDYFLIKDGCETDTNTHIISQSAHETTFVFQDFEYSTNREGLDILCNATFCETTDYSPKCTQRCHSNPIVIG from the exons ATGTGGTCACGAAACAATACATTTTGTGAACCGACGGATTGTGGAAATATCACCGGACCAATTAACGGTAACGTCAACTTGACCTGCACAAAGTTTCAGTCCGTGGCCACGTTTAGCTGCAATCAAGGTTATACTTTGCGAGGACAAAATTCAACGCAATGCCAGAGTAACGGCACGTGGTCCAATACCCTAACTTCGTGTCAACTTGAGGACTGTGGGAATATCACCGGACCATTTAACGGTGACGTCAACTTAACTTCCACAAGGTTTCAGTCCGTGGCCACGTTCAGCTGCAATCCAGGTTATAAATTGCACGGAGGCAATTCAACACAATGTCAACGTAACGGCACGTGGTTGTACACCTTGACATCTTGTCAACCCGAGGACTGTGGAAACATCGCCGCACCAATTTACGGTAACGTCCACTTGACCACCACTAAGTTTCCGTCCATTGCCACGTTCAGCTGCAATCCAGGTTATAATTTGCACGGAGACAATTCAACACGATGCCAAAGTAACGGTACGTGGTCAAATATCCAAACATTCTGTCAACCTAAGGACTGCGGAAACATCACCGCACCAATTAAAG ACACTGTCAATTTGAACATTGCTATCGACGCAACTTGCACGAGTGCTGGATGGAACGTGTTGATTAACATGTCAGCCCTGAAGATATTTTACCCAACAGTTAAATCAACTGATGTTTTTCTCGGTGATCCGTCATGTAAAGGAAAAAGTGTCGATAACAAGTTATTGTTTAGACAGGGTTTCAATGAATGCAATACTGTGGGAAAG ACGGAACCAGATAATATAGTGTACACAAACGACTTGATATATGCCATATTTGATACAAACAATCCGTTTGTAATACGACAACACGTATTTACTTTAACTGTTGAGTGCGACGTAAAGCGGACGGAAGCAGCCTCATCGCATGTGCATCATGAAACAATTCACCAGCATGTCAACTTCACAATACACAACAATATCAGCATGGCGTTTTATAAAGATGCAAACTTCAGGGAGCCTATTTCTGGTAACCCACTACATGCCCATGTTGGTGACCAGGTCTATGCTAAGGTGTACACCACTGTACCGGATTGGAACATTAAACTGCGTTTGCACACTTGCTACATCAAACCTCCAAAGACCTCAGATTCGTCTATGGACTATTTCCTCATAAAAGATGG ATGTGAGACGGACACCAACACACACATTATCTCCCAATCAGCCCACGAAACGACATTTGTGTTCCAGGACTTTGAATATTCAACTAACCGCGAGGGACTTGACATTCTTTGCAATGCTACATTTTGCGAAACTACTGACTATTCGCCCAAGTGTACTCAAAGATGCCATTCCAACCCAATAGTTATTGGGTGA